Proteins encoded in a region of the Triticum dicoccoides isolate Atlit2015 ecotype Zavitan chromosome 3A, WEW_v2.0, whole genome shotgun sequence genome:
- the LOC119273564 gene encoding phosphatidylserine decarboxylase proenzyme 2-like, with translation MVGSITFVKKEGDYVHKGDEFGYFSFGGSTVICVFEKDAIQFDADLLANSERSLETLVEVGTTLGVSKRNRGLKVSKLQKCSIE, from the exons ATGGTAGGAAGCATCACATTCGTGAAAAAGGAGGGCGACTACGTCCACAAGGGAGATGAG TTTGGATATTTCTCTTTTGGAGGGAGTACGGTAATCTGCGTGTTTGAGAAG GATGCGATACAATTCGATGCTGATCTTCTAGCCAACAGCGAAAGATCACTGGAAACTCTTGTCGAGGTTGGCACAACATTGGGCGTCTCCAAACGGAACAGAGGGCTAAAAGTTTCGAAGCTACAGAAGTGTTCAATTGAATGA